A genomic segment from Halanaerobiales bacterium encodes:
- a CDS encoding phosphoribosyltransferase family protein has protein sequence MEEKDMKVKKEIIDKDGIRRALTRIAHEIIEKNEGTEDLVIIGIRSRGVPMAERIAERINEFEGVEVPTGILDITL, from the coding sequence ATGGAAGAAAAAGATATGAAGGTAAAAAAAGAGATAATTGATAAAGATGGAATAAGGAGAGCTTTAACAAGAATAGCTCATGAAATAATTGAGAAAAATGAAGGAACAGAAGATTTAGTGATAATAGGTATTCGTTCTAGAGGAGTACCTATGGCTGAAAGAATTGCTGAAAGAATAAATGAATTTGAAGGGGTCGAGGTTCCTACAGGAATTTTAGATATAACCCT